Within the Synergistaceae bacterium genome, the region TTTAGGGAGCCTTGCCAAGCGTTACGGTGTGTGGTTCACAGGAGGCAGCGTTCTAGCGTCGGTCAAAACGCCGTCAGGCACGAGCGGTTACGCTAACCGTGGACAAGTTATCTCACCCGACGGAAAGCTGGCGCGAAACTATGACAAGGCCCACCTTATCCGACTGATGGAAGAGGACAAATATTTTATCGCGGGGCGCGAGCCGTCACTATTTGAACTCCACACGTCCGACGGGATAGGCGGAACAGGGGTGAAAGCCGGCAACGTGACCTGTTACGACATCCGCTTCTGTGAGTGGCTGAGAGGATACGCGCTGAAGGGCGTAGAGGTTCTCTTCGTCGCGTCGCAGTGGCCGGCTGCCCGCGCGTCGCATTGGAACGCGCTTCTAAGGGCTCGCGCCATCGAGAATCAAATGTTCGTCGTCGCCTGCAACCGCGCAGGAACCTCCGACGGAACCGCTTTCGGTGGGGAATCCGCCGTCATTGACCCCTACGGAGAGCTTCTCTTCAAGGCCGGCAAAGAAGAAGAGGCTGCCTTCACCGTTATCGAAACCTCCAGAGCGTCTGAGTTCCGCAAGTTCTTGACCGTCTTCGACGACCGAGTGCCCGAAATCTACAAGGGACTTCTATAGACTAGACTGTAGAAGTCCCTTTATCATAGAAATTTTTATTGCTGATTCTCCAGTCTACGCTCTCTTACGCTTTCTTATTATCCCTTATGTTTCCTCACGTTTCCTTATGCTCTTTGATGCTTTCTCATTATTACTTATTATTCCTTAGGAATTTATTATGCTTTCTTAGGATTTATTACGCTTTCGGCTTGAATTTTTTGCCCAGGGCGTCAGCCGCTAACAGACCGTAATAAACCTCTTCGGGCGTCACCGTGACGGTGAGATTGCCCATGGTGTCACTGGGAGCGCAGGCGAGTTTTGCCGCTTCCTTCAGTTTCTCGTGATCGATGGTCTGGATGCCCAGATCCGCCAGGGTCACGGGGAGTCCCACCGAAACGCAGAAGCGGACGACGGCCTCGATCTCGCTTTCGGGATAGTCTTCCAGAACAAGCTGAGTGAGTGTGCCGAACGCGACTTTCTCACCGTGATAATAGGCATGGGTCTCGTGAATGGCGGTTAGGCCGTTGTGAATGGCGTGGGCTCCAGCCAACCCGCCGCTCTCGAAGCCGAGTCCCGAAAGAAGCGTATTGGCCTCGATGATGTTCTCCAGCGCTGTAGTTCTCGCGCCTGCCTCGACGGCGAGCTTCGCCTTCAAGCCCTGTTTGAAGAGCGTGTCGAGGCACAGCTTGGCAAGAGCCAGAGCCGCCATGGACGCTTTACCCCCCACGCAGTTGTCCGCTTCTTTTTGCGCGGCGGACTTGGCCTCGAAATATGTGGCCAGCGCGTCGCCCATGCCGGACACCAACAGCCGCGCCGGAGCCTTGGCAATGATATCCGAGTCCACCAAAATCACGTTAGGGTTCGCGGGCAGGAACAAGTAGGACTCGAAAACCCCCTCCGGAGTATACAGAACAGACAGGGCGCTACACGGGGCGTCCGTCGCGGCTATCGTGGGAACGATCACCACGGGCAGCTTCGAGTAAAAACCAGTCGCTTTCGCCGTGTCAAGCAGTTTTCCTCCTCCAACACCCACGATGACGTCGGCTTTATTCTCGGTGGCGGCCGCCTTGACGCGGTCAACTTCATTCCGGCTGCACTCTCCATTGAACTCGATGAACGCGTATTCAAGGGATTTCGCCTTCAATCCCTTTTCGATATCTCCACCCACCCGCCCGATGCCTGATTTGGTGATGAGAATGAGCGCTTTCTTTCCGAGCTTTTCAAAATAATCCCCCAGTTGCTCGATAGCTCCAGGTCCCTGAATATAGCGGCTAGGACTCGCTAAAACCTTAATCATAATTTCCCCTCCTTATAATAATTAATAGTGATTGATCATAATTAATAAGAATTGATGGTGATTGATAACAATTAATCATAATTAATAATAATCGATCACGATTGATAGCGATTAATTATGACTAATAATAATTTAATCATGATTAGTATCGATTTATCATTATTAATAGTCATTTATCATGATTAATCATAATTGATTATGATTAATGATCGAAATTAAAACGCTTCTTTATAGAGAGCGAGCAAGTCAGCCTCCGTGACGCTCCGTGGGTTGCCAGGGGTGCAGACGTCCTGGAACGCGGCGGCGGCCAGCGCGGGAAGGTCTTCCTCCTTCACTCCCAGCTCACGCAGCTTCTCCGGCACACCCACATCGAGTGAGAGCTGACGCACGGCCGCGACGGTAGCCTCCCGCGCCTCCTCCAGGGACATCTCGTCGATTCCGAGCACGTTTATAGCGCGTCCGATCTCCCGGAACTTTTCACCGCAGGCGGGCGCGTTGAAAGCCATCACATAGGGAAGCAGGAGCGCGTTGGCAACGCCGTGGGGAATGTCGTAAAATCCCCCCAGTGGGTGTCCCATGCCGTGAACCGCGCCAAGTCCCACGTTTGAATACCCCATCCCGGCGACATACTGCCCTAGGGCCATTTGTTCGGCCGCCTTGGGATTGTTGTCGAGGACGGAAGCTCGGAGATTGGCCGCAATGAGCTGAATCGCCTTGAGTTCCACCATGTCGGAAAGTTCCCAGGCTCCTTGGGTGATGTATCCCTCTATAGCGTGAGTGAGGGCGTCCATTCCGGTGGCCGCCTTCAAGCCTTTGGGCATGGAAGCCATCAGCTCCGAGTCCACGATGGAGAGAATCGGGATGTCGTGAGGATCGACGCAAACGAACTTTCGACGCTTGGCCACGTCGGTGATGACGTAGTTGATCGTGACCTCGGACGCCGTGCCTGCTGTCGTCGGAATCGCGATGATCGGTACGCTTTTCTTCTTTGTGGGGGCGACGCCCTCCAGGGAAAGCACGTCACCATACTCTGGATTGTTGATGATGATCCCGATGGCTTTGGCCGTGTCCATGGGTGAACCACCACCCACCGCCACCAGGCAATCCGCCGCGGCTTCTTTGTACGCCTTCACTCCGGCCTGGACATTCTCGACCGTGGGGTTTTGTTTGATATCGTCGAAAATTTCATAGGCAATACCCGCGCCCTTCAAGATATCCTCGACTTTCGTCGCGACCTTGGCCTTGATCAGATCCTTATCGGTCACGAAAAGAACTTTTTTGAATCCTCTGGCTTTGATCTCGTCTGGAAGAACGGAAACAGCCCCTCCGCCAAAATACGACATTTCATTCAATACCATACGTTGAGTCACCATCGAGTACCCCCCCTATGTTTGAAGTCTCGGGCTCCGCGAGCCCCGACTCCATATTTCTTCACACGATCACACGATGATTTTACCCCAATCTCCGTTGACGATTCCTCCAGCGTTCGCTTCGTCCGTGTCGATGTGAATTTCGTCTGTGAACTCGCTCGATACCCGCAGCAACACTCCCCCAAACCTCAAAGGCCGCCGTCCTTCAAAGATCAACGACACGGTTTGTTTATCCCGTAGCCCGTATTTTGCCGCGAATCCCAAAGAAAGGTGCACGTGGCGGAGCGCCGCGATGGCGCAAGCCCGCTCTATCCACACGCCGTTTTCTGGGTTCTCGATCACGACGGAGGCTGCCCCGGTCAGGTTGCCGGATTCGTTGACGGGGACAATCTCCCCAAGGGTAAAAGAGTCCGTCAACGATATTTCCACCTGCGTCTCCTTCCTGACCGGTCCCAGAATACGCGCGCGCTCCAAGCGGCCCTTGCAGCCCCTTATCGTCACCGTCTCGTCGCAGGCGTATTGACCGGGCAAGAGGTTTTTTATCGGCGTGAGCGCGTGGCCCTTTCCAAAGAGCGTGTCCAAATCCTCCTGCGAAACGTGTACGTGCCTGTTCGACACCCCTACTTTCACGTAAGGACTGCCCATGTATTTATCGACGGCTCTTTTTACGGCCTCGCGCAACCTAGCGGAGTCTAGCGGCATGAAATCCGCCTGCTACTGAAAACCTACACAAAAGTGTAATAGTCCAGATTTTTCTTTTAAGTCTGTAGTAGGCTTTCTGGACTTTGATACGCTGTTTGTATAGGTTCGCGAATTTTACAGCAGCAGGTTTCACCTTCTTTCTATAATTGATTTTTCGAAAGAAATTACGTTAATTATTCTAAAATAGGCTGGACAGGAGTTTCTTGTCCGGCCTGGCGATAACCGTCTTATTGACCAGCATCCCCTCGTCCGCGCGAATCGCCGCCGCCGCGTCCACCGCGCTTCGCACCGACGAGACGTCGCCGGAAAGAACAACAAAACTTTTGCCGCCTATGCCTGTGCCGAGCCGGATATCGACGAGCTCCACCGGAGCGGCTTTCACCGCCGCGTCCGCCGCAATCAACGACGATGTTACGGAAAAAAACTCCATTACGCCGATGGCCTCTATTTTATCTGGAATGCCCGCCATATTGACGGCCAAGATCACCTTAGGGTGAATTTTGGGGAGCACCAAGGATGACACAACAAATCCAGCGCCTTGGGCAACCCCGGTCTGGATCGATTTCTCGACGTTGGCGATCTGCCCATTAATAAGGATGTAGTATTTCCCAGGACACGAGGCCTTCGCGGACATGAGATTGACGCTGGCGGCTTTCAGCATGGAATCCGCTACTTCTATGCCGCGGGCGATGCTGGAAAGCTCCATGAATCCGATAGTGTTCATTACGCGCCTCGTTTCGTTATTTCAATAACACTTCCGACCTCCACGACGACGCCGTCGATGGAGGCATGGACATTAGCGCTGACGCGCCCATCCGCCTCCGCTATAAGCTGGCCCAGCGACACCCGGTCACCGACGTTCACGAGGGGGCGAGCCGGAGCGCCGATATGTTGTTTCACGGGTATCCGCACGCGATCAGGCGAAAGCTCAACGAAACCCTCCGCTTTTTTTTCATAAAGGCTCTGAAGTCCCATTCTCGCCATGATCTTGGGTGGCGCTATTTTTCTGTGCTTTCTCATCTCGTCAGGAACGAGCGGCGCTTCATGTTTTTTTTCATTCGCGTTTTTCGCGTGGCGAACGCCTGCCAGCAACTTTTTCACGTACTTATTGACCTGTCTCGGAGAAAGCCCCATTGGGCAGGCGAACGTCTCGCATACCCCGCACTCGCTGCATATCAGAGCTTCTTTAAGCGTTTCCAGCGCCGGGCTCTCCAACACCGGGTTTTCGGCGGCGAAGTCCATCGCGGCCATGCAACGCATGATTCTATGCGGCCTCAGAGGGTGCCCTATGAGGTGTCGCGGGCATAGTTCTGTGCAGAACGAGCACTGAACGCAGGCTGACTTGGCCCTGTTCAACATCTTTCGCGTTGCCGTATCGTGTGTGCAGGCGTCAAAGTTACCCGAGGCGGGGATCACGATAATGCCCGACGTGGTCTTCGTCACACACTTTGAGTTTATTGCTGAATTTCTTTCTGAATTTCTTCCCGGGTTTATTTCTGAGTTTATTTCTGAGTCGTTTAGGACGGTTCCCATCATGGGGCCGCCGTCGATGATCTTAAAACGCGCGAGCCCGCTGCCTCCACAGGCGTTCAGACATTCGGAAAACGACGTGCCCACCGGTACTTTCAACACCGTCGGACGCGCGACCTCTCCCGCTACCGTCAAGAATTTGTGCGTAACCGGACGACCGCTCAGGGCGTGATAGATATTCCACATCGTGGAGGAATTGGAGACGACGACCCCTACATCCAGAGGAATGCCCGACGGAGGAACCACGCGGCCCGTAACGTCGTACACGATCATCTGCTCGTCTCCCGCCGGGTAGTAATTGTCCAAAGGGAAAATTTCGACACTGGAGCCCAGATGAGCAATGGCGCCTCGGACACTGGCAATCTCCTTCTCGTTCACGGCCTTGATCGCGATGTGGATTTTGTTTGCCGAGACATGCTTCGCCACGGCGGACGCGGCCTCGACGATCTCGTCGGGATGGGTGTTTAGCAGGTATTTATCCGTCGCCAGCAGGGGCTCGCACTCTGCGGCGTTGACGAGCAGGACCTCCACCTTGCAGTCAAGTTTGATGTGCGTCGGAAACCCCGCGCCTCCCGCGCCGACGACTCCGGCGTCTCTTACTCTATCGAGCAGGCTGGTCACGAGCGTATCTGCAGACGCGCTATACAATTCGGAACGAACCAGCCAGTACGCAGCGCCTCACCCGGCAGAAGGACAAAGGGGTCGTGGGTCCCTGACCGGTCGTGGTCGCGATTGTGAACGCGGTGGGACAATCCCCTCCATAGCCGATCGAGGCGAAAGACGGCGCGTTTTTCGTGAAAATCGTCGTTTCCATCATGCGAGCCATAACGCTCATGTGATGGATATTCGTGCTGTGAATAACGGCCGAGTGTCTGAAACCGTGCTCGGCTCGCAGAGAAGCGGCCAAGCCCTCCTCGAAGTCGGCGACACGCGTCATAGGCAGTATCGGCATCAACAATTCCTCCTGGACGAACGGGTGTTTCTCCGGTGTTTCCACAAGAATGATCCGCGCGTTCGCCGGTATCTTCATACCTATTTGCGAGAGGATATACTGGGGGCTTTTTCCCACCATCGCTCTTGAGGGGTTGCCGTTTTTGATGACCAGGGACAGCAGTTTATCGATATCCCGCGGGTTCTTCAGCTCGAAGGCCAGACCGCTTTCGAGCATGTGTTTTTTCAGTTCATCGGCCACGCAGTTGACTACAAAAAGCTCCTTCTCCGCGATGCAGGTGAGGTTGTTGTCGAAGGAACAGCCCATGATGACGTCCAGGGCGGCTTTTCTCAGATCGGCGGTCTCGTCCACCAAAACGGGAGGATTGCCGGGTCCCGCGCCGACGGCGGGTTTTCCCGACGCCAGCGCCGCGTTTACGACGCCTGGTCCGCCTGTGGCCACGACCATTCTGATTTTGGGATGGCGTATTAATTTTTCGAGATTATTCATGCTGGGCTCCGTCAGGGTGACGACCAAGCCTCGCGGCGCTCCGAGTCTTTCGAGGGAACGGGCCACGAGGTTCACCGTGTGGAGGGTCGAACGCGCTGCGGTTGGGTGAGGCGCGAAAACGACGCCGTTGCCACCGGCGATCATACAGATCGTGTTGTTGAAGACGGACGCGACGGGGTTGGTGGAGGGAGTGATGGCGGCTATGACGCCGAAGGGCGACAGCTCTTCCAGGGCCAGCCCATGATCGCCGGTGATGGCGTTTACGCGGAAAAACTCCGGCCCCGGCGTCTTTTCCAGAGCGAGGCGTTTTTTGAGGATCTTGTCATCCACGCGCCCCATGCCTGTTTCTTCGAGAGCCATGATAGAAAGTTCCTTGATCGTCTTTGCGTCCAACAATTCTTTGCGCATTTCATTAATGATTCGGATGCGCTCCTCTAGTAAAAAATCCCACTGCCACGCGCGTTGAGCCTCGGTAGCGGCCTCCAGCGCGTCATCTACGGACTCGTAACCGTTTGTTCCAAGCTCTTTCGATTCGCCCGGTTCTAGTTGATTCAAGAGAGCCATTACTTTTTGCGTCACATCTCTGACGAGCGTTTCTCGTGTGCTCCCATCGACCAACGCGCTCACCTCGCAATATATATATGTAAGATCAAACTGTCTTGGGGCTCTGCCCCAAACCTCGCATAAGGGCCTTGGGCCCTTATGAATCCCTTTTTTACCGATTTACCCAAGCGGTTAGGGCGGCTTCCGCTACGGTCACGTCCTCGTCCACGGTTCCGCCGCTCACGCCCACCGCGCCCACCACACGTCTGCCTGAGTCAGATCCAGAGAAAAGAGGGATTCCTCCACCGAAGACCACCAGGTTTGGATCCGACTGAAGGCCCCAGAGCATCGCCCCCGGTCGCGTTACCTCTGCGAGTTCTGCCGTCGGCAGCCTAAGTTGAGTCGCTGTGAAGGCTTTCTTTTGAGCCAGCCCAACGCTGACGGGCAAAACACCCTCCTGACGCGCGAAGAGCACCAGTTCTCCTCGCGAATCGCAAACAGCCATCGCCATGGGCACTCCCCCCTGCTCCGCCTTTTCCCGCATCGCGCGTAGAAGACGCTCCGCCACTTCAAGTCTCATGTCCATGTCTATCGTTGCCTCCTTTATTGTTCCCTCTTTTATTATTGCCTCTTTTATCGCTTTTTTTTCCAGCGCTTCGGACACGAGGTGGGTGATTCGCTCGATCTTTTCCTCGTAATCCGCCCATTCCGCCAGAGCAAAAACATAGTCCGACAATCGATTGATGACTTTGAGTTCTTCCGCATCCAGTTTTTCTTCGCGTCGGAGCGCAACGGCTTCTCGCTCTGCTCTTCTCAGGGTGGCGCGAGCCAAATGTAGGGCGCCCCCTGCTCGGCTTTCGCCCGGCGTGACGAAAGTATCAGGCATCGGCACGATTTGGCGCGTCGTCTCGATGCGCTTTTCGATGTCCGAGGCGGTGAGGAGCGGCCCTTTCAGGTTGTACAGGGAGATTCTGCCCATCAGACGCGTCATATCAGCCTGAAGCTCATGAATGGCCGGAGCCACAGCGACGGGGGCGAGGGCGCGCGCCAAACCCAGAGCGCTGTTTGCTTCGTCTATCGTGCCGTAAAGAGCGACCCGCCGCGCGTCTTTGGGAACTTTCGTGTTGTTTCCCAGGCGTGTCTCGCCTCCGTCGCCAGTTCTGGTGTAGACCCTACCCACGTTAGAGGACCTCTTTTCTGTTCACGAGGATCTCTTTTCTGTTCACGTCTCTGTTCACCAGGATCTCTTTTCCATTCACGTCGGTTTGATCAATGATACCGATGATCGCCTCGTCCACCGGAGAATCGCGATCCTCCGAGGACGCGTTACGCGCGGACGAACCGGACGAATACAAGACGAACTCTCCCACGCCGACCCCCACGAGATCCACAGCGATAGTGAACTCTCCGCTTCCCGCGAACGGGATCAGCGAACCGTCTGGGCTTGGTTTGAGCTGTTGGACGATGAGGAGCTTATGCCCCGTCAGTCGCTCATGTTTTGGTACGGCGACGACCGAGCCTACGACTTTGCCCAGCTTCACGCGACCACCCCCTCGTTTAACAGCGCCGTCAAGACCTGTTTCACGTCCGCGACGGCGCCGATGAACGCCATCGTGACGATGTGCTGCGGGCAATTACCGACGACCTCCATCACCGTCACAGGGCTGGTTTTCGCTCCCACGTCGGCGGCGTAGCACATTTCAGCGAGCGTCCCTTGGACGAGCAACACCGCGCCCCAGCTCGCGGACTTCAGCGTTTCTTCCTCCGCCGCGGCGCGTCCCACGAGAATCCGCCGTGTCAGGAGCCTTCTCGTCGAAGCCGACGGAGAATAAATACACTTGTGCAAAAGCGCCATGATTAAAAGACTTCCTCGACGCGAATTTTCAGTTGAGTAAGTCTATCGAATGCCTCAGGCGTTAGTCTCGCTCCTTTGGCAAGGCGAATCACGGAGCCACGTCTCATGGACTCCCGCGCGAAAGGCGCTATCTCCACCCAAGAGAACCAGCCGCCGGACACCGTAACCGCCGGGACCTCCGGTATTTTTGATATTTGTGATATTATTGATATTTCTGATGTTGATATTTCTGATGTTGATGTTGTTGTTGTTATTTTTGATAGACCCATAAACTTCATTCCTCGCTGGGAGAGGGATTCTAGAACGCGATCACACGCCCGCGCCCGTTTGGACGACGAGAAGCGAAGCCAGGCGTTGAATGGAGAGGCATCGAAGAGGACGGGGATGGAAGCCTCCAATGCTCCCTCGATCAGGAACGACTCCAAAGAGACGGTCATTCCAGAGGCTACCTCGCACAGTATCCCCGCGTTTCCAGAGGGAACGACGAGCATGTTCAACGTTCGTCCCTCCCCCTCCGATTCTCCCAGTTCTTCGAGAAGTGACACGGTCTGTCCCCAAGGCGTGGGGAGCGTGGGCACGAAAGCCTCATGGCAGTAATGGACCCACCTGAAGCCCTGTTGGCGTTCTAAAAAAACAGGGGCGGCGGGCCACAGAAAGCCGACTCTTTTCTCGTTCAGTCTTTCTATGACCAGTGACGCCAGAGCCTTAATTTTCTCCGGTTCCATTTTTTTCGTTTCCTTTTCTTTCGTTTCCCTTTTCGTTCCAGAGGCGAGTGGCGATGCCCGCGGGAGTCACCATCAATGGATGAGGGCACAACTTCACCTCTGAGCCCACCGCCGCGGACAAAACCTCTTCGGCTCCCGGCAACGCCGCTCCGCCACCCACGGTAATGATGGAGACCTTCCCATAAAAGCCGCTTATTTCAAGATGTTTTCGCGCGATGGTACCCATCTTTTCGAGGGTAGGTCGAAGCAAGGGGACAAGGTTGGGGTTGCGCGCGATATTCCGTTTCAGTTTTTCGGCCTCATCGAAAGGAATTTTCAGCGCGCCGGCAAGAACGAGCGTCATGTGAGTTCCCCCCGTCGGCTCGTCGGCGGAGTAAACGACCTTGCCACCTTGAAGAATTGAGATACCCGTTGTGCCGCCTCCTATATCGACAATGGCCCCGTCGGTGAAACCCAGAGCGTCTGCCGCTGCCGTCGGCTCCTCGTAAAGGCCCTCACAGGGAAATCCCAGAGTCTCCACGACGTTAGCGCAAACTTTGGCCGTTCTTTCGGAAATGCCGGGCGGGTACGCCGCGGCGCCTATGCTGCCTTGCGGGCCATTGCCGTTCAACGAGCGTCCGAACCGACGTTCCAGGCGCTCCAGGCAACGTTGCATCGTAGCCACCGCGGAAAGGTAATCGACGACAACCCCATCCGCGACGGATTCCCCCGACTCTTCCATAGCGGCTCCCACGGGCTCACCCTTTTCGTTCAGGGCGACCAGGACCGTGTTGGTTGTGCCGAGGTCGAAGCCCAAATATAAGCTCTTCCACTCCGTAAGGGCAGAAGTCGCCCCCAGCGACGCTTCGAGTGGCTCCAACAAACCAGGACCATAGGCCCTGGACCCGTTAGCCTTCGGCGGGTTATTCACATTCTGTTCTCCGCTCACGTTGCTCGCTCACCTCCCTGGGGGCCAGGGGACATCCCCCTGGTTATCCGTGTTTTTTTGTATTCTTTCCACGTTTGCCCGGCTTGGGCTTATTCTCCGTCTGCTGTGTTTCATGTTCGGTTGGATCAGTTGGTTCACTTAGATTATTTGAATCACTTGCTTCGCTTGCTTCACTTGAATCACTTAGTTCACTTGAACTACTTGCTTCACCTAGATCATTTGAACTATTTGGTTCACTTGAATATCTTGACGTAAGCTGATCATTTGAATCACTTGATTCACTTAGAGCATTTGGATCACTTGGAGCATTTGAATCACTTGAATCACTTGATTCACTTAGAACATTTGATTCACTTGATTCACTTAGAACATTTGATTCACTTGATTCACTTAGAGCATTTGAATCATTTGGATCACTTGGAGCATTTGAATCACTTGGAGCATTTGAATCACTTGATTCACTTAGAACATTTGATTCACTTGGAGCAACTGGCTCCACATCTTCGTTTTCTTCAGTTTTTAGATAGGCGAGAATCGTTTCTTTGTTCCAGGCCATAATGTTGCCCATACCCTCTGCCGGGCGCGGGATGATGTCCGTCGCCCAGATCCTTGATACGCCACCCGCTGCCGCTTTGGCCGCGTCTATCGCGGCCTTGACCGCGCCCACTTCTCCGCGTATCTTTACGGTGATACAGCCTCGACCTTTCGAGTTCTCCCGCCCTATGAGCTTTACGTTCGCGGCCTTGAGAGCCGCGTCCGCGGCGGCAATGGCGGCCGCGAGCCCAACGGTCTCTATAAAGCCAAGAGCTTTGCCGTCACTCATGTCCGTCCACCCCTTCCGTTTCGTACATAATCGGCTCCCCTTTGGATATTCTGGCGGCCGTCTGACCGAGCCAGCGAAGCCGCGAGGGCGTGTTGACGTCCCGTTCCAGATAAGGCGCATCAGCCACGGAAAACAGAGCAATCGCTCCCTTGCGCTCCGGGCATATCCCTATGCCGGTCTCTAAGCGTGATCGAAGACACGCCACGCGGGCCAGCTCCGAGGACGATCCGGAGCCCACGTTTTTAGCGTTTTGGGTAAACCAAGCAAGAGGCACACCTTCCTCCTCGCACCCGGCGCCTACGGCTTTCGCGTCGCTCTCCTTGAAGGAGGCGTCCGTCACCAACCAGACGGAGGGTTTGTTGTCCGGAAGCGCGTCTTTGCCCGCGCCAACACGCCCAAACCAGGCGCTCATAGCTCCTCCATCGACGAGAGCACAAGCCCCGTGGCAACGGCGTTTCTTGGTCCCTCCGTCGAGCGAATGTTGCCGCGTCCCGCCACGATCCCATAACGGGAAAGCGTGTCTGTTATCATGGTCGGTACCTCGAAATCCTTCGCCGAGCCTCCGACTAGAACGACGTAATCAACAAGGCGTATGTTGTTGCCGGGGGCCACCTGCGATAACGCTCGCAGAGCGTTTTTGACGAAGACCTCGCGCTTTGCCTTGCGCCGAGCCGCGCGGACCCCTTCGACGCTGACGCGAGGTAAGTTCAGAGGTTGGAGCATGTCGTTCTCATGCAACAGAGCGACGCGCCCAAAGACGTTTGGGTCAAGGGGCTTGTCGAAAAAGCGGACCGTACCATCCTCTTGCCGGATGTGAAAAGCGCTTTCGGCTTTGCAAAGTGGATAGCGTTTGATCGCCTCCGCCAGGTCCATGTCCTCTATGCCGAGTTCGCTGGCAATGATCGTGTTGACCATGTTCCCCGCGCCCGCAAGGTGCGTCAAAGTCACGGAACCGTCGGTTTTCATGAACGAGGCGTCGGAGCTGCCGGCGCCCAGGTCCAAAATCGCCACAGGAGGCTTTGTGCCCGGTGTCGTCAACGCACCCCGGATAGCCATGTCGGCTTCGATGCCTCCCACCTCGACCGTCACCCCAAATTCCTCGGAGACGGCCAAGGCGAGCCGCCGCATGGGCAGCTCCTCGGTCTTCACCATCACTGCCAGAGCCACCCCAGATTCCAGGGAAAACTCCCCAGCGACACCGCCGACCACCTTCTGCGGAACCAGAGTGTCCACTGCCAAAAGATCCTGAATGTAGATTTCGCCTATGGGAATGTTCGTCAAATCCGACATCGTGCGGCGCACACGTTCCATCATACCGCCAACGTTTGTTCCGGGCTGCCCAAAGATGTTTTCGACGGGGCGGCAGTCCGTGACCGTATTTTGAACCGCGTCGGCCCCGTCCTCGGCGTTTACCGTGCGTTTCCCCTGGGGACCAATGATGTATAGCTCTCCAGCCGGTATGCGGCGCTCACGAACCTCGCCCAGGGGAGTGCGAATGACAACGGCGGAACGATTACCCACCAGGGCCCGCGCCACCGGTACAATCTGCTTTGTCTCCTCGGGCGAAAGCGCGAAAAGCGAGGCGATATCATAAGGATTCGAGAGCAGCGACACGACACGCCCCGGAGGCGCCACCTCGACGCAGCATCTCATACCGAGGGGCACCCGCTCGATGGCGCTGACTTCATCCACGACCGGGATGACGCGAGGCAGGCGATTCACGATGAGGACTCCGTCGTCGGACTGGCAAATAGCGG harbors:
- a CDS encoding carbon-nitrogen family hydrolase gives rise to the protein MKLRVGIFQIDVTIGDVAANRHKVEHWMETRYVPSDLPTAIVVPELWTTGYRLDKAAELADAEGCETAEFLGSLAKRYGVWFTGGSVLASVKTPSGTSGYANRGQVISPDGKLARNYDKAHLIRLMEEDKYFIAGREPSLFELHTSDGIGGTGVKAGNVTCYDIRFCEWLRGYALKGVEVLFVASQWPAARASHWNALLRARAIENQMFVVACNRAGTSDGTAFGGESAVIDPYGELLFKAGKEEEAAFTVIETSRASEFRKFLTVFDDRVPEIYKGLL
- a CDS encoding glycerol dehydrogenase, which gives rise to MIKVLASPSRYIQGPGAIEQLGDYFEKLGKKALILITKSGIGRVGGDIEKGLKAKSLEYAFIEFNGECSRNEVDRVKAAATENKADVIVGVGGGKLLDTAKATGFYSKLPVVIVPTIAATDAPCSALSVLYTPEGVFESYLFLPANPNVILVDSDIIAKAPARLLVSGMGDALATYFEAKSAAQKEADNCVGGKASMAALALAKLCLDTLFKQGLKAKLAVEAGARTTALENIIEANTLLSGLGFESGGLAGAHAIHNGLTAIHETHAYYHGEKVAFGTLTQLVLEDYPESEIEAVVRFCVSVGLPVTLADLGIQTIDHEKLKEAAKLACAPSDTMGNLTVTVTPEEVYYGLLAADALGKKFKPKA
- the fucO gene encoding lactaldehyde reductase, coding for MTQRMVLNEMSYFGGGAVSVLPDEIKARGFKKVLFVTDKDLIKAKVATKVEDILKGAGIAYEIFDDIKQNPTVENVQAGVKAYKEAAADCLVAVGGGSPMDTAKAIGIIINNPEYGDVLSLEGVAPTKKKSVPIIAIPTTAGTASEVTINYVITDVAKRRKFVCVDPHDIPILSIVDSELMASMPKGLKAATGMDALTHAIEGYITQGAWELSDMVELKAIQLIAANLRASVLDNNPKAAEQMALGQYVAGMGYSNVGLGAVHGMGHPLGGFYDIPHGVANALLLPYVMAFNAPACGEKFREIGRAINVLGIDEMSLEEAREATVAAVRQLSLDVGVPEKLRELGVKEEDLPALAAAAFQDVCTPGNPRSVTEADLLALYKEAF
- the pduL gene encoding phosphate propanoyltransferase — encoded protein: MPLDSARLREAVKRAVDKYMGSPYVKVGVSNRHVHVSQEDLDTLFGKGHALTPIKNLLPGQYACDETVTIRGCKGRLERARILGPVRKETQVEISLTDSFTLGEIVPVNESGNLTGAASVVIENPENGVWIERACAIAALRHVHLSLGFAAKYGLRDKQTVSLIFEGRRPLRFGGVLLRVSSEFTDEIHIDTDEANAGGIVNGDWGKIIV
- a CDS encoding BMC domain-containing protein gives rise to the protein MNTIGFMELSSIARGIEVADSMLKAASVNLMSAKASCPGKYYILINGQIANVEKSIQTGVAQGAGFVVSSLVLPKIHPKVILAVNMAGIPDKIEAIGVMEFFSVTSSLIAADAAVKAAPVELVDIRLGTGIGGKSFVVLSGDVSSVRSAVDAAAAIRADEGMLVNKTVIARPDKKLLSSLF
- a CDS encoding SLBB domain-containing protein, yielding MYSASADTLVTSLLDRVRDAGVVGAGGAGFPTHIKLDCKVEVLLVNAAECEPLLATDKYLLNTHPDEIVEAASAVAKHVSANKIHIAIKAVNEKEIASVRGAIAHLGSSVEIFPLDNYYPAGDEQMIVYDVTGRVVPPSGIPLDVGVVVSNSSTMWNIYHALSGRPVTHKFLTVAGEVARPTVLKVPVGTSFSECLNACGGSGLARFKIIDGGPMMGTVLNDSEINSEINPGRNSERNSAINSKCVTKTTSGIIVIPASGNFDACTHDTATRKMLNRAKSACVQCSFCTELCPRHLIGHPLRPHRIMRCMAAMDFAAENPVLESPALETLKEALICSECGVCETFACPMGLSPRQVNKYVKKLLAGVRHAKNANEKKHEAPLVPDEMRKHRKIAPPKIMARMGLQSLYEKKAEGFVELSPDRVRIPVKQHIGAPARPLVNVGDRVSLGQLIAEADGRVSANVHASIDGVVVEVGSVIEITKRGA